ATAAACCCCACCGtcttcccctcctctctctcactCCCCGGTCTCCCCATTCCTCACAATCTCCGCCtgcatctcctcctccatcTCCCAAGAGAAAAACGTAgtactcttctttttttttttattataagaaaaaaaggagagaaaaactACGAAAATGCTGGAGGAAGCAATACCGTCGATCTGGGCGTTGGTCCACGGCTGGCTCACTCCCACCGTCCTTTTCATTCTGGTCAACCTCGTCATCGGCACCATCGCCGTCACCTCCAAGGGAATCCGCGGCGACGCCGGCGGTGGCGGCGAACCTCGCAACCTTTCCCGCGCCCCCTCCCTCGTCCTCGATCGCCTCCGCTCCTTCAACCTCTACCGCTACCGCTCCGGCGACGTCCCCATCGAGAGCGCCGCCGGGTCCGAGCCACTCGAAACCCTCCATGCCTCGCCGGATCGCGCCGTCTCCGACTACCGCTCCCGCTCCGGAGACATTCCCCTCGAGAGCGCTGCCGGGTCCGAGCCACTCGAAACCCTCCATGCCTTGCCGGATCTCGCCGTCTCCGACTACCGCTCCCGCTCCCGCTCCGGAGACATCCCCCTCGAGAGCGCCGCCGGGTCCGAGCCACTCGAAACCGTCCATGCCCTGCCGGATCCCGCCGTCTCCGAGGCCGCGGAGGCGATCCACGCCGTCTCCGAGGCCGCGGAGGAGCACCACCAGTTCAGCCAGATCCAGTTGGACGCGCGCCCGACGGTGGGGGAGGCGCCGGTGAAGCTGGCCGCGAAGATGAAGAAGTCGGCGAGTGACGAGTCGATGTTCGCGCACATCGAGGCCGAGGAGGCGGAGGTGGTTCCTCGGCCGGCGACGGTGAGGCCGAGGACCGGGCGGCAGGAGCcgaaggcggaggaggaggaggacgacgcGGGAGGGGAGGTGGACGCCCGCGCCGACGACTTCATCAACCGGTTCCGGCAGCAGCTCGAGCTTCAGCGGCTCGACTCCATCGTGAGGTACAAGGAGATGCTCAACCGTGGGGTTGGAAATCGAATTTAGAAATTACTATTAAGGCAAAAATAACaaccaaataaataaaaaaaagagagactatTCTAGTTTTCCCATCGCTTCTTTTTGTTGgtaaaaaatagagaagaaaagaaacctcCTCAGATGGCATCAGTCTATATTATGCTTGTGGTAGCTTAGCTAGTGTTTGTTTCTTAAAAGTTTAAGTCTAATGTTGGTGAGTTTCTGGCTTGTTAATTTGTTGTTGGTAGCTTTGTAAATTATTATTACGTTTATTGATTGTTTTCATTTCGCGAAGTACGGTTAAAGGGTTGCCTATTATTGGTTGTTGGACGGTAGTGATTGGAATCTGCACCGTTTTCCAGTCCTTTTCACTTTTAGTATATGGTGCACTTGGGGATGGGGCGGTGGTTCCGGGAAACTGTGGTTGGCGCTGGCTCTGCCATGGGGATTGATCCGTGCTTTCCTCCTCCGTCGTTACGTGACGATTCTGGCGTGCCTTCGCCCACCGTTTCAGATCTGGAAGGCTGGGACTCCACTGTGGGCCGCGCGGGATGCACTTGATGCTCCTCTGCTGCTGCATTTCTGAACACAGGTGGGTAGGCTGGTAGGCTTGGAAGCCGGCCGGCTCGCCAGACACCGGTGGTTTATAGCAACCGAGGTTAGGAAaaggagccttggcctccaccGGGCCTCTCTTATCTAGTTCATTAGCTCAGCAAAATTGGGATTTGGGACAGCAAGCCAAAACCAATATGAAACCAGCAGCttaattcttttcttcttgttaaGAGTAATATACTGTGAATTCGTTTCTATAGAAAAATCACCAGATTCTGATTCTCTTTACAATCCGTATCACTTTCTATAATACTGTAGGTGTTAGTTGATTTTTTAACTATCTTTCAAATGATTGGGTACGAACCTAACATTAAATCTTTCACCTTTTTCACTTGCTTCTCTTCCAAATCGAACAggttgatatatatatttttgcatGTTTTCACTTGAAAGTTAAGATGGGGCGGACTAAACAATTCACTTTGAATGAGATCGATGTTGCTGTGATATGGTTTATCTCAACTTAAAGAGGTTATATCACATGCTACAATCAGTATGATTGTCTCCATGCCTCCCCCTATCTGTCGGTATAATAATGGTCAGAAGGACATTCTGGTGCATTGAATGCAATGGTTTTATAAGTGCCACTTATTTTTCGGCGCTTCTATAACTCTATTAGTAATGCAggtaataaataatttgctcccATCCTATTATCTACTACTCGTAGAAGGCTAAGACTTGTGCTTTCTCTCAATGCATGACACATCTTGTAGGGCTCTTTTGGTTCGCATAAAGCATTTTTTCtcataaaaatatgatttctagaaagCAGATGGCTGAAAAGAGGATgcttgaaaaagtacttttggcacgTTTTGTTGATTATGGAAAAGTGACATATTTACAGAGTgctatgtttggttgatcatccacttttctagaaaagttatatataatttttattattcttttaataaaaattagatctttcatgctttggatcaaataaggatagctgaaagatttttttggaaaaaaataaaaatgtttctattttcgactcacggaaaagtaactttttaaACGTGAAAATCATATTTCCacgaaaatataattttttcgtcttttttttttgaaaactccaaccaaacaagaggcatatcTTTACTTTTCTGTTGACCACATTTTCTCTCGAACCAATCAAGCTCATAGTAAATGTGTTATACCCGAAATCCACTGGTTGCATTTCATAAGGTATGATCGGAATATCCATTTTCAAGAATGGAACAAAATAATCGAGATAGCAGAACCGTCCAATTACAGTGCACGCACATTGAGTGGTGTTAGAGTTGTTCTACATCCTCGATATCTCTAGCCAGCAAACTCCAAACCTCCATACAAAAGAATCTTGCGGCTCTGGAAAGGAGGACGATAAGTGACATGAGCTAATAGCTCGGCGAGAATCCCCATGCACAAGCACTCACCAGCAAAAATAAATTAACAACGGCATCAACAACAATAACCATTgaaataatactaaaaatattattattaataaatgCACATGCTAAGTTGTCCAACATATTAATTTTATCTGCACTAGATAATGGACCACAATATCTTAATGCATCACATACGATCCATATGTTAGTTCCTTTCAATAGTGGTTCATTATCATCAATTTGTGTTCATAACATATGGTAAGGGTTGGATTTTACCAATAAATTGGGAGTACTCCACAGATAATTTATTTCCGATTTTGGATTACCCCACCATCATTTTTCTTAAATGCAATAGAGTAACtaataatatcacatttcctACCCACAACGGAATAATCTCTATTGTCATGTTTCCTATTCGCGACGAGGCAAGGTGTTACAATTCCAATCAATATATCATGCTTTAACCCATAGCAGATAAATCATATTAATGTGGCTAATCTAGAATCCTCATCCACTGAATTTCCAAAGTGCATCTTAAATGTATTAAGTTTTTTTCAACTTTGGACCAACCATAAGAACATATTTTCTCCCATTAAATGTATTAACTTATAAGGTAGTATAATGACATAAATTACAAGGGATAAAAAATAGGTTGATCTTAGtatcaatttaattttaaaattgaaagaaatgTATAAATAGATTTTCATTGATGGGGATCATTTTAAACTAAATTGAGAACTGATACGGACCTTTTAGTAACTTTTTATCTACCATCTTGGGGCATAAAATATTTCATGAATacaaacatgttaataattaatatatcacAACTGTTCTTCTTACAAAAATATTACCTTGTCAGTTCAATTATCGTCATTGAGTCATAAAAATTTGCAACAAAAAAGTCTTGTTCCACATCACTGCTTTAATAATCATATTTACTAAACCTTGACCGGATATCGACTTGGCAAAGAGGTCAGATCATTGAGCCACTGCTACAACCACTAGGTCGATCAATTAGACTAGATTATTTTAaactaaattaaaataaaacataaaaaataacaCTGGAAAAAATATGCATAAGTATTAATAGACTTTTAACTTTTAATACTATTAAAATTTATGGATATGTACCATGCATTATTCTTTAGTTGcaacataaataaaaaaataaccatAAATTATCTagctttatttaaatttatgtaaaaatatacATTAAAGAAAAGTATATAGAACTTATTGGTATTCATAAATTATTTTGAATGGTAAAGttttaaaatatcaaataataaaattgggtatatttttttatctttcactttctaacaaaagaaaaaaaagattgatatatatatatttttttagaagaaGAACTAATCATGAAATAccataatttatttaataaaatatatataatatttttttttaataagcctCAATGTTTCGATTGTTGTCTTAGAGATCAAGTCTTTGCATCATAGTTATTTCTCTATCAATGGAATTTGTTAGCTCCACATATCTTTCCACCAACAAATGCGTGGGTGCATGAGACATGCCTTGGATCCTGTCACTCTAGATGGACCTTATGTCTTCATGTAAAAATAcaatattacaaaaatattaaaaaacgaTAAACCAAGTTGACATGATTCAATGGTTTCCTTCtccaattataaaaatatatgtgTAAGCAATTAATTTGTTAAGGTAAAAAGAATTTAAACTctcaaaactctatttaattgaGGATACTCTCGTATAGGAAGCATTACCATTTTTTtagtatgaaaataaaatacaagggatggtaaaataaataatggatcttatatatattttgaaagagaaaataaaatagatgATATGCGTATTTGTTTTATGCCAGATTACGTAGTAGGAATAATTTAATACTATCATTGTTTGATTCAATGGATGGATAAACTAAGGTTTGATGGATAACTCGGATTAGTCCATGAGGTAAAAAGAACTTTCCATATAAAGAACTTTCACCAGAGTTCATACCCCGGACTCCGGAGTCTCCCAAAGCGGAAGAAGGCCGGAGGATCGAGCGTCCGTCTCCGTCTCCGTCTCCGTCTCCGTCTCCTCCGTCAAATGGTAAAGAAAATTCTCATCTCTCTCTCCATGCTCCTGATCTCCTCTCGAGAAGGTTGCGATTATTGCGTATTCTAGGGTTTTGAGATTAAATCTCGGGTTTTGAGATCTCCCGTTCTTGGATCGAAACATCTCAGGCATCGAAGCCTATATCGAGTCCGGTCCCCGTTGCGTGGTATCCGTCGTTGGCCGTGCTGATGCTTTCCATCGGTCTCGTGGTCACCGCTTCCTTCTTCATGTAAGCCATCTTTCAGACTCTTCTGGTATCTCTTTTTCTCGTGTCGTTCTTTGATAAAACTTGATGAAGATGTCGTTGTTCATTGGGTTTCTATGAATGCGAAATATTTTAGATTCAAACCCTTGAAAAGATTGCCCCGAAGTTGGTTCTTGaatgtttatttttgtgaagttTGTTTTTCCTTATGAATAATTAGATTCTTGTTAGCTATATAAAACGTTCCTTGTTGAtgactatataataatatactgCAAAGTCTTCAAGCCATTACCCTGTTTCCAATGTGATCTTTTCTACTTGGAGTTCCTTGACCTTTATATTCATTATAGATTAATATGCAAATGCTTGCCTTTAGGGTCTGGTATGCTGTTTTATGTGAAAACTTGTTTGGCTGAAAGCCATTCATAAGATCCCAAATAGAACTGCAAGAAGTTTCTCTTGAtcgtttataatttattttttgttttggaaCTTGGAAAGCTTATGAAAACTGATAcatgtattattattattaatggaAGGCTAATATGAAGAGAATTCTGGCATATAAGCTGGGAACAAAAGTAATGCTATGCCTTTGACTGGAAATATGATTGAAGTTCAGGACAGGCTTCATTCTTCTCTTACCGGTGAATTTTGATAAATGTTTTCATCAAAGGTATTGAAATATGTCGATCAGTATGAACTTAATCTTTATTTTGGGAACTGGTTCTTTGTCCATTCTAGTCACAAGCcctatttcttttttctccctTGGCAACGACAGATGTGTCAAATAAGCAAGTTCTAGGCTACATTTTACTAGTACTCTGTTTATCTTGATGTTTTAGGTTACATGTAGGTTATAACACCTCTTTAAACAATTTGGATTAACAACTCTCAGGACTGGAAACCTATTTGATGGTAGCTCATAtgctctaattttattttgttttattacaACGTTTgcttatcaaacttttataaatCTTCGCAAAATTTAAGGAGCTTCTCTATTGCTAGTGTCTCTTTTATGTTATATTTTGGTAATTATATGGTAGAATTGTTGTTGACTAATTATGTCTATAAGATTTGATGAGAGaacatgatcgagtgagtggctGGGCATTTTTATTGGTCTGCTGGTATAGAACCATGTTAAATTGTGCTTTTTGAAGGAGAACATGGGTTAACAAGAATCAGGATCATGATAATTACTTGGTTAGATGACAGACATATAGATTGGCAATTGTCCTTGTGGTACAACGAAGAAATCGTTTTGATCGTGTGCGTAACTCTTTTTTAGTAGGGAACAATATAGAATAATGACCAAGGAGAAGATGGATTTGTCATGGGTTGAATTTTCGGTTTGTGGGTTGCCCTTTGCATTTCAACCTTTTGCATATTGAGCTGAAATGACAtattgatttaatattattGCAGTAAGTTGAGGAGAGAAGTTGGTTTGGTTTCTAACCTTTTGTTAACACCTTTTTGAGATGCAATCTTATGCTGAAAACCTTATTGTCTATGTAAGAAGTTTGATGGTTTATAGATGGAAGTGCATTAAAATTTTGCTATTTATCAATCAGAAGCCTCCTAGATCTTCAAACTTGTTTGATGGTATACATTGTTTCCTAATTTTAGCTTTTGTCCATTTGGGTCTGGATTGACTTAGTTCTTTTTTGGGGAGAACCATGTATATTGTCCAGTTCTAGTAGCTTTGAGTGATTCAGCATCTCCATTTATGTTATTAGGTCAAGAAAGTTTTCTGACAACTACTTTCTAAGatctaaatatataattatcTTTTCATTAATATATTGACCAGTAGCAGCAAGCATCAAAGTTATCCAGTAAATACTTCTTTGCTCATGGTGGAAATGACTGTATCAGAATCTCACTAGCATTGATAAGAATTGACTTTTATGAGCCACCAAACAAggccatataattttttttgtagattgaAACATGAAACTCATCGGACAGAGAAGTCTTCTTTACTtgttatataaaatttgatatattCTTACTATTCTTCTCTTGATGGTTCATGTGATTAAGGATTCATTTCAAGGTATAGCAATTCTGCAGCATCAAAAGTGCCATGGCCTTGTCTAGAGTTAGACATCCGATTTTTTTGATCTCTAcctctctctctgtgtttctgtctCTCTTGCTCTTTTGCTCGCGTGCTAAACATGCCATTATTATGGGTCTGTGTTGTGAAATTGATGATTAACTTTTATGATTAGTTAAAAGTAGAAATTTTTGAGTATTATGAAATAGAGAGTGATAGATTAGATTAGAGGAGGAAATGCTTGTGGGTAGATCTCCAGAGAGCTGATATTTTATGAATTGGTAATTGGGTTGAGAAGCTGGTTTTGGCTTGATATCTGGTGTTACACTAgcctttatttataattttctttcagtttttacatattAGTAGCGCTAATGAAGGTTTTCCTTTGTAATATTGGTATTTTGGGATTTCCTTCAGCTGTCAGATTTTTTCATCTTTAAAGTGAATCTGAATGAAGAGATTGTTGACTGTATTGACTTTCTCAATGCTCTGTTTAAATGCTTAATCAAAACTTAGTGGAAGCATAATAGAGTATCGAAATGGAATTCTGAGGATCGACTCTAGTCACGTTTCACAAAGCCTCCTTGTTAAAGTTATGTTTTGCCGCCCTGAATGCAGACCATATATGCTGCATATATGGTCTACTTGCTTCTTGGGCTCCTATAGCATAATATGTTTCCCACATATGAGACATAGATAAACGATTTGGGGTTTCTTTTCTACATGATTTGCCACCTCGGTTTACTTGAAGAGGATGCCAGAAGACATCTTTTGTAGTACTGTCAATTGGTAAGGGGCAATGTTTTTTGATTTCGAAAACAATTTACTTCCTTCATCTTTATATAGGGACATCTTCCTTTGGAAACCTCAGGTCATGTTGATCTTTTTGGACATTTTATTTAGGAAGATGTTTCTACTATAGATTTCTATCATTACTCTGGTTAAAAGGAAACATTATGgtcctgaaatttttttttcgttCAACAGAGATTTTTCTAAGAGGTTAAAAAACTCTGCTTGCTTTTCTGGGTCACCTGTATAGTCAATCTTTGACTTAAGACTCCTTTTAGCTTGATTAGGTGTTCCGTGTATCTCTACTGTTCTCCATAAATATTTAATTGCTAAATgaaacttttatattttttttgtttttgccttCTGTTTGAtcaagctttatttttattagtacTTGGGTTGTATTCTCTCATCTCCCCGTAGGAaatgtattttttaaaaaagtgacAAGGTTACTGTCAAAATTTTCAGTCCAATAGTGCTGCATTTAGATGGTACTCAAGTAAGGATTTATAAGTACTACTTGATGTTGTTTGCCTGTCACTATGTGAAAAACACTTGGATTTCTATAGCATTGTATGATAACTGTCTAtttaaattaagcttcttgAAATAGTAAAGATCTTAGAGAGTAGAACCAATTCTGCTCTTTAAAATTAGTGTGTCAATGAAAACTGTGATCGCAATTtcaaatgatgatagctttatcGGTCACTTCCTAGGAAGAAGCTGTTGTCCTAGATGAAGGAAAGAGGAGATCAAGATtaactaaataaaaaaaaagagaaaagggacCTAAACTAGCTTGGGCTAGTGCATGAAGAACATGGTAAATACAGAACAAACAATTTCATGACCTGATGAAATTTACTATATTTAACAATATTAAGCGATATCTTTTTTTGCAAATTGATCCAGAAATGttagaagaaaaatatttggGTCAAGAGTCTTCAAGGGAGAAAGGCCAAATATTTTGAATGTAAGTGGTGTAAAATTCAGGGAAGAAGAATATGATCTGGAATGAGTGGCTGAAGAAAGTTGATTAAATTGAGAAAATGCTAAGCAGGTTATTATTTTAGTGAAGTCATCAACTTCAGGCATTTTTAGCTCTTGCATGAAGTTTCCTGTAATTCAATCATTTTATTGGGGTTGCATATTTATGTGCGAcaattcaaattaatttttgctGCACCTTTTCAGATATTGCATCACCAATTGAAAGTCATACTAGTGTTATTTAGGGATTTTTGTTTGCATATATAGTTACGTATATCCTTTTAGAAGAAATGCGTATATATTTGCTGACCATCTACCTCTATTAGCTTCCATTGAGATAACCATGGCCTTTGTGAGTTATGAATGAACCCATGATGCAAAATGACAGTATTGCAATTGAACTAAATTGCGGAGCTTAATTGGCAAGTTAGTTCATGTCTCCTACAAATGTCCTTGGcccttaatgtttcattatcagTGAATTACCAAACCGGCACGAATCAGGTGGTTTGGCCCTGACTGAAGCGAACCGATGCCCAATCGGAACGATTTGGTTCGCCTATAAAAGTCTTTGGCTCAATGGTTCTCCCCCCCTCCGTTTCTGTTTGATTGTTTGAGCGCCTTCGAGGGCTCACTCATTCGCTTCACCACCAGATGCCTCCGGCAAGCctcccctctccccctccctcccccctctctttctctatgTCTCATCCCCTGTCTCTCTGTCTCGCGTTCTCGCTTTGCTCTCTCATTTTGAATTGCTTCTTGAGATCTAAAAAAAATTCTGGTCAGCAGAGCTCGAAGATCTCTAGGGTTTCCAGGTTCCAAACTCGTCGCTGTCTTTCGTTCCTCAATTGAGGTACTCATTTTCTTGAGCGATTCTGTGGGGATCTTTGTTTTGGGTTATCTACGAGTGTTTTGGTTTGTGGACAGGAGCAATGTATCACCACCGTGCATGGCATCTGTGCTCTTGGCCAGCTGGAATAGGGGAAATTGTCACCGGTATGCCTcccccctctctttctccccctcccccccccccaaccatcACTCTCCCTTCCTGTTTCTCCTTCTCCCCTCCCTCTATCCATTTTGGTATACCTTGGATTGGCACGGTACAGACCCGCCCTGTACGGAATCGGTTGCCGGTCCGACCTTTGGTATCGAGCGAACCTTGCTCATTACGGCTGTTGGTGTTGGTTGACACCAGAAGTGGGTTGAAAACCTCATAACTTGCTTCCCCATCTACAGCTGGAGCCTCAACTGGACCTACCAGAACAAATATTCACCACCATACAGAGAGGGTAATCTGCCACTGTCAGGCCTAATAACAGAATTCAGGTGAAATTGTCATGTTGCATCTTGAGTTCATCTTTTACTCATAACGTTTATCTCCTTGAAGTCAATTGTGGCAAACGGTGAGGGGTATATATGTAAGTTTGTCATTTTTGTAGGgacaatttcaaattttgcaggaATATATTGCAAAATCCCCGGCATTTGTTACACCTACTGGTGTCGAAGAGGtcaaatttttttatgattcatgTGATGGCTCAGCTTTTTCCCTGATGTTCCACTGAAATATAATATTCTGCTAGTTTCAGATTGAAGTCTCTTTACGGATTCGAATAAAGATGAAAAATGTAAAATTGATTAAAATGGTCTCTAGATGATGTTTGTTTCACGTGAACCTTTTTTGCTATCTTGTGGTGGGAGGAGTGAAAAGCCTTTTGAGTGTCTGATTTTACCATCTTCTTTTGGAGCACCAATAGTAGCATTTTCTGAGAAGTAATGTTTCAGAATGATAAATACTGGAGCTCTCTCTTTGGCATTTCTTGCTTGTGCTCTCGTTGATAAATTGCTTTTTTTTGCAATTTTGGGAGGTGCATGTCCCACCTTCAGTAGCAGAAGCGATTGTCATTAGCGACAACTTCAGTGTGGATCACTTTATGACCCACCTTGTAGTTTGGTTGTGCGCCCCTCCATTCTTCGCAAAATGGAATACTTTTATTGCTAGAGGATTTCATTTTTCTCTTGCTAATACTTGGCATACTGCAGCTATGAAGCTACTTCATCCAGACGGAACCGTAGCCTGTCAAAGGAGATCATAACTGGGGCCGTCGCATCTGTTTTCTTGGTAGTCACTTGCTGTCTACCTGTAAGGTCCATAAGTTTGTTGATACCAGCAAAATTCATATTGATCTCTATTTTTTCTGTTGCAGGGTTTTGGATCTCTGTTCCTGCTGCTTGCAACTGGTGTCTATGTCTAATTTCAGAAATGCCCCAAAATGGAACTTCAGTGTTCTTTAAGaactaaaatattttgattATTCAATGTACTACGCGCGCCAATGCCTGCTATGTGGAACTTGGGACCACCTTCATAGACCCGGACATGAAGTGCAAGACACTACAGCACCCCTGAATCtggaagaatttttgtttcaatCATTAGACCTATACTAGCTGGTGTAGTATTTTGCTGCATGATTTGATACTCCTGTTGCCCTGAATTGTAGTGCGGCGGTGTGGCGAGTAAATAGCAAAATCTAGATGACTTAGGACGACGATTTTCTCCCGCGATTCTCAAGCTCACCCAATTGAACCAgaagtttttatatttttgatgaagTTGGGACCGATGATCTAGCTACACTGCACTTGCTTCTGATTACTTGCTGGTGCTGAATGGTTGTTGAGCCAAAACACCTGTTGGAAACAATCGTtgttttattagcatgatttgGCAAAACATACGTTGAAGCTTTGGGGTCGCTAAGGTATAACAGCTTGCTGTTGGAGTTCTGGCGTCGGCAAAACATGTCGACATTTCTCGCATCGGGTGTCATAGCAGATACGtcacctttttattttttcattggaAAATTTGGAGCACAAATCTATTTTCTCACTTTTGCCAGCAACTAAACAGAAGAGCCTGCCTGCAGACATTAATCAAAAGAGAAAACTGTAAGGTAGAGCCATAGAAAATAGAAAATGCGTTAGTGGAATGTATTGGCTATTCATTTCGTGCAGC
This is a stretch of genomic DNA from Phoenix dactylifera cultivar Barhee BC4 chromosome 9, palm_55x_up_171113_PBpolish2nd_filt_p, whole genome shotgun sequence. It encodes these proteins:
- the LOC103709575 gene encoding uncharacterized protein LOC103709575 isoform X1, which codes for MASKPISSPVPVAWYPSLAVLMLSIGLVVTASFFMSNVSPPCMASVLLASWNRGNCHRWSLNWTYQNKYSPPYREGNLPLSGLITEFRDNFKFCRNILQNPRHLLHLLVSKRSNFFMIHVMAQLFP
- the LOC103709575 gene encoding transmembrane protein 258-like isoform X2, whose translation is MASKPISSPVPVAWYPSLAVLMLSIGLVVTASFFIYEATSSRRNRSLSKEIITGAVASVFLGFGSLFLLLATGVYV
- the LOC103709574 gene encoding pathogen-associated molecular patterns-induced protein A70-like, producing the protein MLEEAIPSIWALVHGWLTPTVLFILVNLVIGTIAVTSKGIRGDAGGGGEPRNLSRAPSLVLDRLRSFNLYRYRSGDVPIESAAGSEPLETLHASPDRAVSDYRSRSGDIPLESAAGSEPLETLHALPDLAVSDYRSRSRSGDIPLESAAGSEPLETVHALPDPAVSEAAEAIHAVSEAAEEHHQFSQIQLDARPTVGEAPVKLAAKMKKSASDESMFAHIEAEEAEVVPRPATVRPRTGRQEPKAEEEEDDAGGEVDARADDFINRFRQQLELQRLDSIVRYKEMLNRGVGNRI